Genomic window (Gasterosteus aculeatus chromosome 1, fGasAcu3.hap1.1, whole genome shotgun sequence):
GAGCCTGATCGCTTACCGCACAGCAGGCCCTCCTCTCGCATCAGCATGCGAGACATGTTGAAGGACTCCTCGTCATCCGACTTGTACCAGCTGTCCACGACCTGGAACGCAGGAGAAACGTGACGTTGTGAGCCggtatggaaaaaaaaaaaaagggagagaggacgAGCGGAAAAGGCTGCCGGGACTCACCGAGCGGTCGAGCACGGTGGGGATGAAGTCGTACCCGATGCCCTCCACCTCGTACTGCGTCTTATTCGTCTTGTTAAGCTCCTCGGGCTCCGCCAGGATGGAGCCTTCTGGGTCAACGGCAACTATCTGCGGGCAGCACGGACCCCGGGTTAGACGGCGAGGAGCTCAACGGGCGGTCGGAATGGTGAGGCGAGAGGCCTCCGTGCGGACACGACCTACTTTGATGTTGGGGCATCTTTCCTTCAGCTTGCGGGCGACGCCTGTGAtggtcccccccgtccccgctcCCGCCACCAGCATGTCCAGTTTCCCTTTGAGGGGGCGGAGCAAAGAGCAAATTCAGGTTTACTCGGCTGATTAAGGTCTACCGACACACAATAACACCAAGACCGAAGCCGCCCGTACCGTCACACTGCTCCAGGATCTCCTCGGCTGTGGTGTCGTAGTGGGCCAGTGGGTTGCTCGGGTTACGGTACTGGTCCAGGATGTGGGAGTTGGGAATCTCGTTTTTGAGGCGCCACGCGACGCCGACGTGAGACTCCGGGGAGTCGAAGCGAGCGCTGGTGGGCGTGCGGACGATCTCGGCTCCAAGTCCCCTCAAGACGTCCACCTGTGTGGAAGAAattagagaaaaagaaaaaaaaacaatcatcttTTCTACATCTCACTACATCTAACTGGAGTCCACTATGAGAGAACGCAGGAGTGAGTGACTCACCTTCTCCATGCTCATCTTCTCGGGCATGACAATGATGCAGCGGTACCCTTTCACAGCTGCAGCCAGAGCCAGGCCGatacctgaaacacacacacacacacacacacacacacactgaggctgTACATCTAAATAACACACCGCTCCCGCCTCCCACAGCAACACGTGTAGGTAGTTACCAGTGTTTCCAGAGGTGGGCTCTATGATGGTGTCGCCCGGCTTGAGGAGCCCGGCTCGCTCTGCGTCCTCCACCATCCGCAGGCTGATCCGGTCCTTCACACTGCCGCCGGCGTTGAAGTACTCACACTTGGCCACTAAACGCACCGCGGAAAGAGTTATTAAAGCCAAGTGAACGGTTCAAGATCTCGATCCCAGCGCGAGCGCGTTTGTACCGCGGCGACGAGAAAACAACGGTGACGCCGACCGTCCGGCGGGACGGCGCGTCCGCGCTTCACTCACGCAATTCGCATTTGAGTCCAAAGGCTTTGGGGATCTTGTTGATGCGAACCAGCGGAGTGTCGCCGATCCGGTGCAGGATGTTCGGCAGAATGGTCGGAGCGACGGACctgcgaggaggagagagacgaagACATTCAGAGCCACTGCAAAGGCCGGAGACAGTAACGCGTGCTTCCACTTGTTTCTGGAGCCACTGGTTTAAACAAAAGCAATGGAAGGCACGATGATACGTCCAACCAGCGTTTCTTTGGGGTTCTTTGCGTCACACCGACCTGGCGACTTGCGGGTGGGGGGACTCGTCCTTCGAGGCCCCGAGGCTCCACGTGCAGCGACTGGGGAGGTCGGGCCGGATCCATTTGCGCTCGGCGGCGACGCCCTTTGTGTTGATCTGAATGCTGAGGTCCGGCTCGTCTTCGGCCATCGGCGGCGGCTTGTCGGCGCTCTTCGGCGGGAAGGGGCCCTCCCGGAGTTTGAGTTCTCCGTTGCCGTGGGGGAGCAGCTTGGCGGCGTGGGGGCACGCCGGGGCCTTGACGGCGGCCTCTTTGGTGGAGGGGACTGACGGCATGGCTCAGCCTGGACAAAGCAGGGGGGGAAGCTTTGTGTTATGTTATCGTTTGTAGGTACGTGCAAAAGTGAGAAAATGCCAAGGTGCCGCCTCAGGGCTCACATTTCAACGATGTGTTACCACACGTCGGCCGCACAAActggcaaacaaacacagaaccaCCACTCCTTCCTTCCGTTGTCGCCAAGTCATACCAGCGCCAAAGAATAAAGCCTAGTCATGCTTAAGCAGGCACTTCGGCTGCCTCCCACACACAT
Coding sequences:
- the LOC120824289 gene encoding cystathionine beta-synthase yields the protein MPSVPSTKEAAVKAPACPHAAKLLPHGNGELKLREGPFPPKSADKPPPMAEDEPDLSIQINTKGVAAERKWIRPDLPSRCTWSLGASKDESPHPQVARSVAPTILPNILHRIGDTPLVRINKIPKAFGLKCELLAKCEYFNAGGSVKDRISLRMVEDAERAGLLKPGDTIIEPTSGNTGIGLALAAAVKGYRCIIVMPEKMSMEKVDVLRGLGAEIVRTPTSARFDSPESHVGVAWRLKNEIPNSHILDQYRNPSNPLAHYDTTAEEILEQCDGKLDMLVAGAGTGGTITGVARKLKERCPNIKIVAVDPEGSILAEPEELNKTNKTQYEVEGIGYDFIPTVLDRSVVDSWYKSDDEESFNMSRMLMREEGLLCGGSSGTAMAAAVNAAKELKEGQRCVVILPDSVRNYMSKFLSDKWMLQKGFLSEEDLMVKKPWWWNLKLQALNLSAPLTVLPTVNCQRTIKILKEKGFDQAPVVDEAGLILGMVTLGNMLACILAGKIKVSDPVSKVLYKQFKQIRLTDHLGKLSRILETDHFALVVHEQIQYLTDGSPCLKQMVFGVVTAVDLLNFVTGRERRERSMSESTDELN